One region of Exiguobacterium acetylicum genomic DNA includes:
- a CDS encoding M42 family metallopeptidase yields the protein MNEQLHMLKRLTDATGVPGNEKEVRSLMREYLEPHAEAFHQDGLGSLFAEHKGAGEDAPRVLIAGHMDEVGFMVTKIDEKGFLRFQPLGGWWGQVLLAQRMNIVTSSGEVIPGVIGAKPPHVLPPEARNKPVDIKEMFIDIGASSKEEVDGWGIRPGDTVVPHCEFTVMKNENFLMAKAWDNRIGCAIAIEAIKRLKADGHPNTIFAGATVQEEVGLRGAQTVAHLLKPSIAFAVDTGIPGDTPGMTDREALSKLGEGVQVIMFDASMIAHRGLIDFVTKVATEENIKYQLDLTPGGGTDAAKFHLSNTGVPSLALTVPIRYLHTNVSIMHKADFEAAVDLVVAVTKRLDAETVQAIYEG from the coding sequence ATGAACGAACAATTACATATGCTAAAACGTCTCACGGACGCAACAGGTGTACCGGGAAACGAAAAAGAAGTCCGGAGCCTCATGCGTGAATATCTAGAACCTCATGCAGAAGCATTCCACCAGGATGGTCTCGGTAGTCTCTTTGCTGAACATAAAGGCGCAGGCGAAGATGCACCACGTGTATTGATTGCGGGTCACATGGATGAAGTCGGATTCATGGTCACGAAGATTGATGAAAAAGGATTCCTTCGTTTCCAACCACTCGGCGGTTGGTGGGGTCAGGTCCTCTTGGCACAGCGTATGAATATTGTGACGTCATCTGGTGAAGTCATTCCAGGTGTAATCGGTGCAAAACCACCTCATGTTTTACCACCGGAAGCGCGCAATAAGCCGGTCGACATTAAAGAGATGTTCATCGATATCGGTGCTTCATCAAAAGAAGAAGTCGACGGTTGGGGAATTCGTCCGGGCGATACGGTCGTTCCACATTGCGAATTTACTGTGATGAAAAATGAGAACTTCTTGATGGCAAAAGCGTGGGACAACCGGATTGGTTGTGCCATCGCAATCGAAGCAATCAAGCGCTTAAAAGCAGACGGACATCCGAACACGATTTTCGCGGGAGCGACTGTTCAGGAAGAAGTCGGGTTACGTGGGGCTCAAACTGTCGCACACCTACTCAAACCATCGATCGCCTTTGCTGTCGATACAGGTATCCCGGGTGATACGCCAGGAATGACCGATCGTGAAGCATTGTCGAAATTAGGTGAAGGCGTTCAAGTCATCATGTTCGACGCGTCGATGATCGCACATCGTGGATTGATCGATTTCGTGACGAAAGTCGCAACAGAAGAAAATATCAAGTATCAACTGGACTTAACACCAGGTGGCGGAACGGATGCAGCGAAGTTCCACTTATCGAATACAGGGGTTCCATCGCTTGCCTTGACTGTACCGATCCGTTACCTACACACGAACGTCTCAATCATGCATAAAGCCGATTTCGAAGCAGCCGTCGATTTAGTCGTTGCTGTGACAAAACGTCTGGATGCGGAGACTGTCCAAGCGATCTACGAGGGGTAA
- a CDS encoding dUTP diphosphatase, which yields MDWLTLFEMQEQLDKRIQSEHQLTGNQFDERLLALLVELGELANETRCFKFWSKKGPSAQVTILEEYVDGVHFLLSLGLALDYKKSHFTEGDFYLTATDAFLDVYNKTNVFAISRTEQSYDVLIGAYLALGATLGFTQDMIFKAYISKNEANHVRQDNGY from the coding sequence ATGGATTGGTTGACACTTTTTGAGATGCAAGAACAGTTGGATAAACGGATTCAGTCAGAACATCAATTGACAGGCAATCAATTCGACGAGCGTCTGCTCGCCTTATTGGTCGAACTCGGTGAACTTGCGAACGAGACACGTTGCTTTAAGTTCTGGTCGAAGAAGGGACCATCCGCTCAAGTCACAATTCTTGAGGAATATGTCGATGGCGTCCATTTTCTACTCTCACTAGGTCTAGCACTTGATTACAAGAAAAGTCATTTTACTGAAGGTGACTTCTATTTGACAGCAACAGATGCTTTTTTAGACGTCTATAACAAAACGAACGTCTTTGCGATTTCGCGGACGGAACAAAGTTATGATGTTCTGATTGGTGCATACCTTGCATTAGGTGCTACACTAGGCTTTACACAGGATATGATTTTCAAGGCTTACATTTCTAAAAATGAAGCAAACCATGTGCGACAAGACAACGGTTACTAA
- the rplT gene encoding 50S ribosomal protein L20: MPRVKGGYTTRQRRKKQLKLAKGYYGSKHTLFKVAKQQVMKSLMYAYRDRRQKKRDFRRLWITRINAAARINGLSYSRMMHGLKLAGIDVNRKMLADLAVTDATAFASLADTAKAKLNA, translated from the coding sequence ATGCCACGCGTAAAAGGCGGATATACGACTCGTCAACGTCGTAAAAAACAACTCAAATTAGCTAAGGGCTACTACGGCTCGAAACATACACTCTTCAAGGTTGCGAAACAGCAAGTCATGAAATCTCTCATGTACGCTTACCGTGACCGTCGTCAAAAGAAACGTGACTTCCGTCGCCTCTGGATCACTCGGATCAATGCGGCAGCACGTATCAACGGTCTTTCTTACAGCCGCATGATGCATGGTCTTAAATTAGCAGGTATCGACGTTAACCGTAAGATGCTCGCTGACCTCGCAGTTACAGATGCAACTGCATTTGCTTCACTTGCTGACACAGCAAAAGCAAAATTGAACGCTTAA
- the rpmI gene encoding 50S ribosomal protein L35: MPKMKSHRGASKRFKRTASGKLKRGRAYTSHLFGNKSTKAKRKLRKASMVSTGDFKRIRHMIAK; encoded by the coding sequence ATGCCTAAAATGAAATCGCACCGCGGTGCTTCTAAACGTTTCAAACGTACTGCTTCTGGCAAATTGAAACGTGGTCGTGCTTACACAAGCCACTTGTTCGGTAACAAATCAACAAAAGCGAAACGTAAATTACGTAAAGCTAGCATGGTATCTACGGGTGACTTCAAACGCATCCGTCACATGATCGCGAAGTAA
- the infC gene encoding translation initiation factor IF-3, which translates to MEVLTISKDLLINESIRAREVRLIGADGAQLGVQSRNEALRLAEEAELDLVMVAPQATPPVCKIMDYGKYRFEMQKKDKETRKNQKVIQMKEVRLSPTIEENDFQTKFRNAKKFLENGNKVKASIRFRGRAITHSEIGKRVLERLATDLSEFGVVEQRPKMEGRSMFLVLAPKKED; encoded by the coding sequence ATGGAGGTGCTAACCATTAGCAAAGATCTGTTAATCAATGAAAGCATCCGTGCCCGGGAAGTTCGTCTTATCGGAGCGGATGGTGCTCAACTAGGTGTCCAATCACGCAACGAAGCGCTACGTCTCGCAGAGGAAGCGGAACTTGACCTCGTCATGGTCGCTCCACAAGCGACGCCGCCAGTTTGTAAGATCATGGACTACGGTAAATACCGTTTCGAGATGCAAAAGAAGGACAAAGAAACTCGGAAGAATCAGAAAGTGATTCAGATGAAAGAAGTTCGTCTTAGCCCGACGATCGAGGAGAACGACTTCCAAACGAAATTCCGTAATGCGAAGAAATTCTTGGAGAATGGTAACAAAGTGAAAGCGAGCATTCGTTTCCGCGGTCGTGCCATCACTCACTCGGAAATCGGTAAACGCGTTCTCGAACGCCTCGCAACGGATTTAAGTGAGTTCGGTGTTGTGGAACAGAGACCGAAGATGGAAGGACGCAGCATGTTCCTCGTGCTTGCTCCTAAGAAAGAAGACTAA
- a CDS encoding catalase, whose amino-acid sequence MTEKRLTTNQGVPIGDNQNSRTAGRRGPTLLEDYQLIEKMAHFDRERVPERVVHARGFGAHGVFTVKNSMKKYTKAAFLQEEGTEVPVFARFSTVIHGTHSPETLRDPRGFSVKFYTEEGNWDFVGNNLPVFFIRDAMKFPDMVHSLKPDPRTNIQDPDRYWDFMTLRPESTNMLMHLFTDEGIPASYRKMRGSSVHSFKWVNAHGNTVYVKLRWVPKAGIHNLSAEEATEIQGKDFNHASNDTFQAIEDGDYPEWDLFVQVLDPADVDQFDFDPLDATKDWFEDVIPFQHVGTMTLNKNVDNYFAETESVGFNPGVLIPGMLPSEDKLLQGRLFSYSDTQRYRIGTNYQQLPINCPFAQVNNYQRDGAMPVGQQTSPVNYEPNRYQEEPKETPEYTEENQPLLDDKHGRLEIEKTNNFGQAGEVYRRLTEDEQAALLKNLVNDLKQVRHENTVLLAICNFYRADASLGQKLSEALQVDIEPFLQQMRS is encoded by the coding sequence ATGACTGAAAAACGATTAACGACCAACCAAGGTGTACCAATCGGAGACAACCAGAATTCACGTACGGCTGGACGTCGCGGACCAACGCTATTAGAAGACTATCAACTAATTGAAAAGATGGCCCATTTCGACCGGGAACGTGTACCTGAGCGTGTCGTACACGCTCGTGGATTCGGTGCTCACGGTGTCTTCACTGTCAAAAACTCAATGAAAAAGTACACGAAAGCTGCGTTTTTACAAGAAGAAGGGACAGAAGTTCCTGTTTTCGCCCGTTTCTCGACTGTTATTCACGGCACGCATTCTCCAGAGACACTCCGCGATCCACGTGGATTCTCTGTCAAGTTCTATACAGAAGAAGGAAACTGGGATTTCGTCGGGAACAACCTTCCTGTCTTCTTCATTCGTGATGCTATGAAGTTCCCGGATATGGTCCATTCACTTAAACCAGATCCACGCACGAACATTCAAGATCCTGATCGCTACTGGGACTTCATGACACTTCGTCCGGAATCGACGAACATGCTCATGCACCTCTTTACGGATGAAGGCATTCCTGCAAGCTACCGTAAAATGCGTGGTTCTTCCGTCCATTCATTCAAATGGGTGAACGCTCATGGCAATACGGTTTACGTTAAACTACGCTGGGTACCGAAAGCTGGCATTCATAATCTCTCAGCAGAAGAAGCAACGGAGATTCAAGGAAAAGACTTTAACCACGCTTCAAACGATACGTTCCAAGCGATTGAAGACGGAGATTATCCGGAATGGGATCTGTTCGTACAGGTGCTCGATCCGGCTGACGTCGATCAGTTCGATTTCGATCCGCTCGATGCAACAAAGGATTGGTTTGAAGATGTCATCCCGTTCCAACACGTCGGTACGATGACACTGAACAAAAACGTCGACAACTACTTCGCTGAGACAGAATCTGTCGGCTTCAACCCAGGAGTCTTGATTCCAGGGATGTTACCATCTGAAGATAAGTTGTTACAAGGTCGTCTGTTCTCTTACTCAGACACACAACGCTACCGTATCGGAACGAACTACCAACAACTTCCGATCAACTGTCCGTTCGCACAAGTGAACAACTACCAACGTGATGGTGCAATGCCAGTTGGTCAGCAAACGAGTCCGGTGAACTACGAACCAAACCGTTATCAAGAAGAACCAAAAGAAACACCAGAGTATACGGAAGAAAACCAGCCGTTACTTGATGATAAACACGGTCGTCTCGAAATCGAGAAGACGAACAACTTCGGTCAAGCCGGCGAAGTATACCGTCGTCTGACAGAAGACGAGCAAGCAGCTCTTCTGAAGAACCTCGTCAATGATCTCAAGCAGGTTCGCCATGAGAACACAGTCTTGCTCGCAATCTGCAACTTCTACCGTGCTGATGCTTCACTCGGTCAGAAACTATCAGAAGCGCTTCAAGTCGATATCGAACCGTTCTTGCAACAAATGCGTTCGTAA
- a CDS encoding right-handed parallel beta-helix repeat-containing protein, with product MKQTTLAVLIASALVIGIHPGEADAATTKKTYRITPKTEAIDPTIRKYTTYNAKTRNHYTMRSYLERLEKEGGGTLVLTKGTYLSPLRVGIPSNTTVILEDGVIIKKTTETGTTKISSTTSVFDLVAPSVLRLNKKVGKYDGSQNVKIIGKGNAQIDLNRYTRGSAFAIAHNQNLYIGGITVRNQKGSHAMELDATKKAVIENMKFVDAVMIPNTGPNESINLDTPDPITKGFNWKWSKQDGTPNADITIRNNLFRNINVAIGTHQYTENRLHTNVRIEKNTIDGTKDYAISMMNWKNPTVRYNTIRNVHRADGKAMTILGRGVVGGTIRYNRFEDADRAIQMQPFQSNGYAPIYNTFTAEQKRYMQQNTVKQVGLDQIVLFKKLNEFTYKTAERYDFIPY from the coding sequence ATGAAACAGACGACTCTTGCTGTTCTCATCGCCTCTGCACTTGTAATCGGTATTCATCCGGGTGAAGCGGATGCGGCGACGACTAAAAAGACATACCGCATCACACCAAAAACAGAAGCGATTGACCCGACGATTCGTAAATATACGACCTATAATGCAAAGACGCGCAACCATTATACGATGCGCTCTTATTTGGAGCGCCTTGAAAAAGAGGGTGGCGGGACACTCGTCTTGACGAAAGGAACATATCTGTCTCCACTACGTGTCGGTATTCCGTCCAATACGACGGTGATCTTGGAAGATGGCGTCATCATCAAGAAGACGACGGAGACAGGAACAACGAAGATTAGTTCAACGACCAGTGTATTTGATCTTGTTGCTCCATCCGTATTGCGTTTGAACAAAAAGGTCGGAAAGTATGATGGCTCACAAAACGTTAAAATCATCGGAAAAGGGAATGCACAAATCGACTTGAATCGATATACGCGTGGTTCAGCGTTCGCTATTGCTCATAATCAAAACTTGTATATTGGTGGCATCACAGTACGGAATCAAAAGGGTTCACATGCAATGGAACTTGATGCGACGAAAAAGGCAGTCATCGAAAACATGAAATTCGTCGACGCCGTCATGATACCGAATACAGGTCCGAATGAATCGATTAATCTCGATACACCAGACCCAATCACAAAGGGATTCAATTGGAAGTGGTCGAAACAAGATGGAACTCCGAATGCAGATATCACGATTCGCAATAACTTGTTCCGTAACATCAACGTGGCAATCGGCACACATCAATATACAGAAAATCGATTACACACGAATGTGCGGATCGAAAAAAATACGATTGATGGAACAAAGGATTATGCGATTTCGATGATGAACTGGAAGAATCCAACGGTCCGTTATAATACGATTCGAAACGTGCACCGGGCGGATGGAAAAGCGATGACGATTCTCGGTAGAGGAGTTGTCGGAGGAACGATTCGCTACAATCGATTTGAAGACGCAGATCGGGCGATTCAAATGCAACCGTTCCAAAGCAATGGCTATGCTCCAATCTATAATACGTTTACGGCAGAGCAAAAACGGTACATGCAACAAAATACAGTCAAGCAGGTTGGACTCGATCAAATCGTCTTATTTAAAAAACTCAATGAGTTCACATATAAAACAGCAGAACGCTACGATTTCATCCCATATTAA
- the thrS gene encoding threonine--tRNA ligase, translating into MSNIALTFPDGAVKEFAVGTTAEEVAASISPGLRKKAFAAKLNGHAIDYRRPIEEDGTIELIMPDSEEGLDLIRHSSAHLMAQAIKRLYPDETIHLGIGPTIENGFYYDIDMERRLTEEDLPEIEKMMNKIAGENLPIEREVVSRDEALAIYKELNDPLKVELIESIPADQDLTIYRQGEFFDLCRGPHVPATAKLQVFKLMSIAGAYWRGDSKNKMLQRIYGTAWATKDQLKQHLHFLAEAKERDHRKLGKELGLFFTSQEVGQGLPMWLPKGAAIRRTVERYIVDKELELGYEHVYTPVLGSVDLYKTSGHWDHYQDDMFPKMEMDNEELVLRPMNCPHHMMVYKNEPRSYRDLPLRVAELGGMHRYEMSGALTGLQRVRYMVLNDGHTFVRPDQMKDEFKAIVHLIQEVYADFGITDYKFRLSYRDPADKEKYFDNDAIWEMAQRELKETMDELELEYFEAEGEAAFYGPKLDVQVRTALGKDETLSTVQLDFLLPERFELTYKGNDGQDHRPVVLHRGVVSTMERFVAYLIEEYKGAFPTWLAPVQVKLIPVSKVHEDYAREIKAILLKKGIRVETDFRDEKLGYRIREAQVNKVPVMLVLGDKEVDSREVNIRRYGSKDSSNASLEQFVADLEQEIANRSK; encoded by the coding sequence ATGTCAAACATCGCACTTACATTTCCAGATGGCGCCGTAAAGGAATTCGCAGTCGGTACGACAGCAGAAGAAGTTGCTGCTTCAATCAGCCCAGGACTTCGTAAAAAAGCATTTGCTGCCAAACTAAACGGGCACGCAATCGATTACCGTCGTCCAATCGAAGAGGACGGCACAATCGAATTGATCATGCCGGATTCAGAAGAAGGGCTCGACTTGATTCGTCACTCTTCAGCTCACTTGATGGCACAAGCCATCAAACGTCTGTATCCAGATGAAACGATTCATCTTGGGATCGGACCGACAATCGAGAATGGTTTCTACTATGACATCGATATGGAACGTCGTCTGACAGAAGAAGACTTACCAGAAATCGAGAAAATGATGAATAAAATTGCGGGTGAGAACTTGCCGATCGAACGCGAAGTCGTTTCGCGTGACGAAGCACTTGCAATCTATAAAGAACTCAATGATCCGTTGAAAGTCGAATTGATCGAATCGATTCCTGCTGATCAGGATTTGACGATTTACCGTCAAGGCGAATTCTTCGATCTCTGCCGTGGACCACACGTTCCAGCAACAGCGAAGCTACAAGTCTTCAAATTGATGAGCATTGCTGGTGCTTACTGGCGCGGGGATTCAAAAAACAAGATGTTACAACGGATTTACGGTACAGCATGGGCGACAAAAGATCAGTTGAAACAACATCTCCACTTCCTTGCTGAAGCGAAAGAGCGGGATCACCGTAAACTCGGGAAGGAACTTGGCTTGTTCTTCACTTCTCAAGAAGTCGGTCAAGGACTCCCGATGTGGCTACCAAAAGGAGCAGCGATCCGTCGGACGGTCGAACGTTATATCGTCGATAAAGAACTCGAACTTGGATATGAGCACGTCTATACACCGGTTCTCGGTTCAGTCGATCTATACAAGACATCGGGTCACTGGGATCACTATCAAGATGACATGTTCCCGAAAATGGAGATGGACAATGAAGAACTCGTTCTTCGTCCGATGAACTGTCCACACCACATGATGGTCTACAAGAACGAACCGCGTTCGTACCGTGATTTACCGCTTCGTGTCGCGGAGCTTGGTGGTATGCACCGTTATGAGATGTCTGGTGCCTTGACTGGTCTTCAGCGTGTTCGTTACATGGTCCTTAACGATGGCCATACGTTCGTCCGTCCTGACCAAATGAAAGATGAGTTCAAAGCCATCGTTCACCTCATTCAAGAAGTCTATGCTGACTTCGGAATCACGGATTACAAATTCCGTCTTTCGTACCGTGACCCAGCGGATAAAGAGAAGTACTTCGATAACGATGCGATTTGGGAAATGGCGCAACGTGAGTTGAAAGAAACAATGGATGAGCTTGAACTCGAATATTTCGAAGCAGAAGGCGAAGCTGCCTTCTACGGACCGAAGCTTGACGTTCAAGTTCGGACAGCACTTGGTAAAGATGAGACGCTTTCGACAGTCCAACTCGACTTCCTCTTACCAGAGCGATTCGAATTGACGTACAAAGGAAATGACGGACAAGATCACCGTCCGGTCGTCTTACACCGAGGTGTCGTTTCGACGATGGAACGATTCGTTGCATACTTGATCGAAGAATACAAAGGCGCTTTCCCAACATGGCTCGCACCTGTTCAGGTGAAATTGATTCCGGTTTCTAAAGTGCATGAAGACTATGCCCGTGAAATCAAAGCGATCTTGCTGAAAAAAGGAATTCGTGTCGAAACAGATTTCCGTGACGAGAAACTCGGATACCGGATTCGTGAAGCACAAGTCAACAAAGTACCAGTCATGCTTGTTTTAGGTGACAAAGAAGTCGACTCGCGCGAAGTCAACATTCGTCGCTACGGTTCAAAAGACTCAAGCAATGCATCACTTGAACAATTCGTCGCTGATTTAGAACAAGAAATCGCGAACCGTTCAAAATAA
- the dnaI gene encoding primosomal protein DnaI, giving the protein MEHIQSSIEKILSRPDVAESVRAIQQRVLSHPGVVMFLRTHPEIDQRMIERGMLKLNEYAEQMDGNRLIESKAVIEGYQPILHVEKGQIVVSYEKSQALKDREDERALEKKFKSLFLPDEVRDANFSDFDLSTTDRKLALRAASQFLNHLRSKEHVKGLYLHGSFGVGKTYLLAAIGNALKKERIATILVHAPGFVAEAKRRIRSDSFDTFLEGFQTIPVLLIDDIGAESISPWVRDELFGIILQYRMMHRLPTLFSSNLSYDELELHFGITNDQGDKLKAARLMERIRTTTQPIEFLGENRRRY; this is encoded by the coding sequence GAACATATCCAATCATCTATCGAAAAAATATTAAGTCGACCGGACGTTGCAGAATCGGTTCGAGCGATTCAACAACGGGTGTTGTCTCATCCGGGGGTCGTCATGTTCTTACGGACCCATCCAGAGATCGATCAACGGATGATCGAGCGGGGCATGCTCAAACTGAACGAATACGCGGAACAGATGGATGGGAATCGACTGATCGAAAGTAAAGCCGTCATCGAAGGCTACCAGCCGATCCTGCACGTCGAAAAAGGACAAATCGTCGTTTCGTATGAGAAGTCACAAGCGCTCAAAGACCGAGAAGATGAACGTGCACTTGAGAAAAAATTCAAGAGTCTGTTCCTGCCGGACGAAGTGCGCGATGCGAACTTCAGCGATTTCGACTTGTCGACGACGGACCGGAAGCTCGCTTTACGTGCGGCGTCGCAGTTCCTCAATCATTTGCGCTCAAAAGAGCATGTAAAGGGATTGTACCTGCACGGTAGCTTTGGTGTCGGGAAAACGTATCTCTTGGCTGCAATCGGGAATGCACTGAAGAAAGAACGGATTGCAACGATTCTCGTCCATGCCCCGGGATTCGTTGCTGAAGCGAAACGACGGATCCGGTCGGACTCGTTCGATACGTTCCTTGAAGGATTCCAAACGATTCCAGTCTTGTTGATTGACGATATCGGTGCAGAATCGATCAGTCCGTGGGTAAGGGATGAATTGTTCGGAATCATTTTGCAATACCGCATGATGCATCGTCTGCCGACATTGTTCAGCTCGAACTTATCTTATGATGAACTTGAGCTCCATTTCGGGATTACGAACGATCAAGGTGATAAGTTAAAGGCCGCACGACTGATGGAGCGGATCCGGACGACGACGCAACCGATCGAGTTCCTCGGTGAAAATCGACGTCGCTACTAA